From Pseudomonas sp. StFLB209, a single genomic window includes:
- a CDS encoding RNA-guided endonuclease InsQ/TnpB family protein, with protein sequence MKATKTLKIRVRDKHAAQLREASRAVNFVWNYVNELSSRTIRERGRFLSAFDIHKYTNGAGKDLGLHSQSVQAVADEYVTRRKQFKKRQLRWRCSGGARRSLGWVPLKAGAAVWKNGQVVFNRQHFKVWDSYGLAGFKFRSGSFNEDTRGRWYFNVVVEVDRQLSPGQDAVGIDLGLKTTVTCSDGDRLESGRFYRDLERALGTAQRAGKKARVRALHAKIANRRKDCLHKFSTVLVARCGVIVVGDVSSLKLAKTRMAKSVLDAGWGQLKTMLEYKCDHAGTVFKVVSERNTTQTCSSCKQLPDSRPRGIAGLGIREWTCCGCGVTHDRDVNAAKNILALGHERPIVGIPAL encoded by the coding sequence ATGAAAGCGACCAAAACCCTCAAGATTCGAGTGCGAGACAAGCACGCAGCGCAGCTGCGTGAAGCGTCTCGCGCTGTGAATTTTGTGTGGAACTACGTAAACGAGTTGAGCAGTCGCACGATTCGTGAGCGTGGTCGTTTTCTGTCGGCGTTCGACATTCACAAGTACACCAACGGGGCCGGCAAAGACCTGGGACTGCACAGCCAATCGGTGCAGGCTGTTGCCGACGAATATGTCACACGGCGCAAGCAGTTCAAAAAGCGCCAGCTACGCTGGCGCTGCTCGGGCGGCGCTCGGCGCAGCCTGGGCTGGGTGCCCCTCAAGGCCGGCGCTGCTGTCTGGAAAAACGGCCAGGTCGTCTTCAACAGACAGCACTTCAAGGTCTGGGACAGCTACGGCCTAGCGGGCTTTAAATTCAGGTCCGGTAGCTTCAACGAGGACACCCGTGGGCGCTGGTATTTCAACGTCGTGGTCGAGGTCGATCGCCAGTTATCGCCAGGCCAGGACGCGGTGGGTATCGACCTCGGACTGAAAACCACGGTCACCTGCAGCGACGGTGATCGCCTTGAAAGCGGCAGGTTCTACCGGGATCTGGAAAGAGCCCTGGGCACGGCCCAGCGCGCCGGCAAGAAGGCCCGTGTGCGGGCGCTTCACGCCAAAATTGCGAACCGCCGTAAGGATTGCCTGCATAAGTTCAGCACTGTGCTGGTAGCGCGTTGTGGCGTCATTGTTGTAGGCGATGTGAGCTCACTGAAACTCGCGAAAACCAGGATGGCCAAGTCGGTGCTGGACGCCGGCTGGGGCCAATTGAAAACCATGCTGGAATACAAATGCGATCACGCAGGCACGGTTTTCAAGGTTGTTAGCGAGAGAAACACCACCCAAACCTGTTCGAGCTGCAAGCAATTGCCGGACTCGAGGCCCAGAGGTATCGCAGGGCTTGGAATAAGGGAATGGACTTGTTGTGGGTGCGGTGTCACCCACGACCGCGACGTCAACGCCGCAAAGAACATTCTCGCGCTCGGGCATGAGCGTCCAATTGTGGGAATCCCCGCCCTTTAG
- a CDS encoding DUF6124 family protein, with translation MTMKLVPDPPASTTRPDSGPTLISFEDQLNSAWDVLSCAYATAYECGDSLHGQQRNLAMAAVHLVAQAQAMLEQMIEHLPKGVGVGEGG, from the coding sequence ATGACTATGAAGCTTGTACCCGACCCACCTGCATCAACCACTCGGCCTGACTCTGGCCCGACCCTGATCTCTTTCGAAGACCAGCTCAACAGTGCCTGGGACGTGCTGTCCTGCGCCTATGCAACGGCCTATGAATGTGGCGACAGCCTGCATGGGCAACAACGCAATCTGGCGATGGCTGCGGTGCATCTGGTGGCGCAGGCCCAGGCGATGCTTGAGCAGATGATCGAGCATTTGCCGAAGGGGGTTGGAGTGGGTGAGGGTGGCTGA
- a CDS encoding MFS transporter, with the protein MIHRPKLPSTVYLLALTIFSLVTAEFMIAGMMPALAQAFSVSLAQVGNLIAFYALGMALGGPPVTVLLLSRGFSNKRALTGLLGVYVAAGVLAATAQSYEVLVLARVIMGVSSAVCIGLCMTVCAELVEVSERGRAVAVVLAGLMLSPVAGVPMTAWVEQHHGWRASSWAVVVLALLCTALAAVRLPHSQPGSESGLAQQWAALHNRSLWGAYITSGLIIGATFAAFSYCTPILIEEVGIAPGHVAPLLALYGVANLVGNMIVGRLADRYTLPTLGWGLALMVLALAGFALAGDQLWLNLGCFILLGLTGVALNPAMVARVMRAAEPGALVNTLHTSVITAGLAFGSWAGGVAIDGGYGLRAPLWVGALMACLGLLSLVRPFVGYRQAKLCS; encoded by the coding sequence ATGATTCACCGTCCAAAACTCCCCTCTACCGTCTACCTGCTGGCCTTGACGATCTTTTCGCTGGTCACCGCCGAATTCATGATCGCCGGGATGATGCCCGCGCTGGCGCAGGCCTTCTCGGTCAGCCTTGCCCAGGTCGGCAACCTGATCGCCTTCTATGCCTTGGGCATGGCGCTGGGTGGGCCGCCGGTCACGGTGTTGCTGCTCAGCCGTGGCTTCAGCAACAAACGCGCCCTCACCGGCTTGCTCGGTGTGTATGTGGCCGCCGGTGTTCTCGCGGCCACCGCGCAAAGTTACGAAGTGCTGGTGCTGGCGCGGGTGATCATGGGCGTGTCCAGTGCGGTGTGTATTGGTTTGTGCATGACGGTCTGCGCCGAGCTGGTCGAGGTGTCGGAGCGTGGCCGGGCCGTGGCAGTGGTGCTGGCCGGGTTGATGCTTTCACCGGTCGCCGGCGTGCCAATGACCGCCTGGGTCGAGCAGCATCATGGCTGGCGCGCCAGTTCGTGGGCGGTGGTGGTGCTGGCGTTGTTGTGCACGGCGCTGGCGGCGGTGCGATTGCCGCACAGCCAACCGGGCAGCGAATCGGGCCTGGCGCAGCAGTGGGCGGCGCTGCATAACCGCAGTTTATGGGGCGCGTACATCACCAGTGGCTTGATCATCGGCGCGACCTTTGCGGCGTTCAGTTACTGCACGCCGATCCTGATCGAGGAAGTGGGTATTGCCCCTGGGCATGTCGCGCCGTTGCTGGCGCTGTACGGGGTGGCCAATTTAGTGGGCAATATGATTGTCGGGCGTCTGGCGGATCGTTACACGCTGCCAACCCTGGGCTGGGGCCTGGCCTTAATGGTGTTGGCACTGGCCGGTTTTGCGCTGGCGGGCGATCAGTTGTGGCTGAACCTGGGCTGTTTCATCCTGCTGGGGCTGACCGGTGTGGCGCTTAACCCGGCGATGGTGGCGCGGGTGATGCGCGCCGCCGAGCCGGGGGCGCTGGTCAATACGCTGCATACCTCGGTGATTACCGCCGGGTTGGCGTTTGGCAGTTGGGCGGGCGGCGTGGCGATTGATGGCGGTTACGGGCTGCGCGCACCGCTGTGGGTCGGTGCGCTGATGGCTTGCCTTGGCTTGCTGAGCCTGGTGCGGCCGTTTGTGGGGTATCGGCAGGCGAAGCTGTGTTCGTGA
- a CDS encoding RNA-guided endonuclease InsQ/TnpB family protein produces MKATKTLKIRVRDKHAAQLREASRAVNFVWNYVNELSSRSIRERGRFLSAFDIHKYTNGAGKDLGLHSQSVQAVADEYVTRRKQFKKRQLRWRCSGGARRSLGWVPLKAGAAVWKNGQVVFNKQHFKVWDSYGLAGFKFRSGSFNEDSRGRWYFNVVVEVDRQLSPGQDAVGIDLGLKTTATCSDGDRLESGRFYRDLERALGTAQRAGKKARVRAIHAKIANRRKDTLHKFSNALVARCGVIVVGDVSSLKLAKTRMAKSVLDAGWGQLKTMLEYKCDHAGTVFKVVSERNTTQTCSSCKQLPDSRPRGIAGLGIREWTCCGCGATHDRDVNAAKNILALGHERPVVGIPAL; encoded by the coding sequence ATGAAAGCGACCAAAACCCTCAAGATTCGAGTGCGAGACAAGCACGCAGCGCAGCTGCGTGAAGCGTCTCGCGCTGTGAATTTTGTGTGGAACTACGTAAACGAGTTGAGCAGTCGCTCGATTCGTGAGCGTGGTCGTTTTCTGTCGGCGTTCGACATTCACAAGTACACCAACGGGGCCGGCAAAGACCTGGGGCTGCACAGCCAATCGGTGCAGGCTGTTGCCGACGAATATGTCACACGGCGCAAGCAGTTCAAAAAGCGTCAGCTACGCTGGCGCTGCTCGGGCGGCGCTCGGCGCAGCCTGGGCTGGGTGCCCCTCAAGGCCGGCGCTGCTGTCTGGAAAAACGGCCAGGTCGTCTTCAACAAACAGCACTTCAAGGTCTGGGACAGCTACGGCCTGGCGGGCTTTAAATTCAGATCCGGTAGCTTCAACGAGGACAGCCGAGGACGCTGGTATTTCAACGTCGTGGTCGAGGTCGACCGCCAGTTATCGCCAGGCCAGGACGCGGTGGGTATCGACCTCGGACTGAAAACCACGGCCACCTGCAGCGACGGTGATCGCCTTGAAAGCGGCAGGTTCTACCGGGATCTGGAAAGAGCCCTGGGCACGGCCCAGCGGGCCGGCAAGAAGGCCCGTGTGCGGGCGATTCACGCCAAAATTGCGAACCGTCGCAAGGATACCCTGCATAAGTTCAGCAACGCGCTGGTAGCGCGTTGTGGCGTCATTGTGGTGGGCGATGTGAGCTCACTGAAACTCGCGAAAACCAGGATGGCCAAGTCGGTGCTGGACGCCGGCTGGGGCCAATTGAAAACCATGCTGGAATACAAATGCGATCACGCAGGCACGGTTTTCAAGGTTGTCAGCGAGAGAAACACCACCCAAACCTGTTCGAGCTGCAAGCAATTGCCGGACTCGAGGCCCAGAGGTATCGCAGGGCTTGGAATAAGGGAATGGACTTGTTGTGGGTGCGGTGCCACCCACGACCGCGACGTCAACGCCGCAAAGAACATTCTCGCGCTCGGGCATGAGCGTCCAGTTGTGGGAATCCCCGCCCTTTAG
- a CDS encoding SMI1/KNR4 family protein yields the protein MTEYRGLILDDTREGATDDAIAQLESSLGARLPDDYRQFLKTCNGGYLEYDVIATLSNGDKELMSFALYGLDPTEQYESNPFELEQLREQDGYPPTGLLPIGRDGGASVLLLDLREGRQEVGAMVAGLPAWTGRRQQGDEYVVLADSFNGYLDLPSWREKPLPSGGG from the coding sequence ATGACCGAGTACCGCGGCCTCATCCTCGACGACACCCGCGAAGGCGCGACCGACGACGCCATCGCCCAACTGGAAAGCAGTCTTGGCGCCCGCCTGCCCGACGACTACCGCCAGTTCCTGAAAACCTGCAACGGCGGCTATCTGGAATACGATGTCATCGCCACCCTGAGCAATGGCGACAAAGAACTGATGAGCTTCGCGCTGTATGGCCTGGACCCCACCGAGCAATACGAGTCCAACCCCTTTGAACTCGAACAACTGCGCGAACAGGACGGCTATCCACCCACCGGCCTGCTGCCTATCGGTCGTGATGGCGGGGCCAGCGTGTTGCTGCTCGATCTGCGTGAAGGGCGTCAGGAGGTGGGCGCGATGGTCGCCGGCTTGCCGGCCTGGACCGGCCGCCGCCAGCAAGGCGATGAATACGTGGTGCTGGCGGACTCGTTCAATGGCTACCTGGATTTACCAAGCTGGCGCGAAAAGCCCCTTCCTTCAGGTGGGGGATGA
- a CDS encoding D-amino acid dehydrogenase, protein MHVIIIGAGVVGLTSAWYLARQGVQVTLIDRQPQVARETSFANGGQLSYDFVTPLADPAVLPKLPGWLLSADSPLRFRPRLDPDQWRWCYAFLKACNRRQVAQTTWEMLQLSMHSRQLLDELLAQHDLPFKLKRTGKLVMHRTISSLAAAARGVEYQRSLGSDQRLLNAAECLALEPALAAVASSIAGGIYTPTEATGDCRLFCESLFAMLQGLPNVQVLLGQPILKLVRRGAGIAAVRLPDGDVEADAFVIAAGLDSLRLTAPLGLSLPLYGLRGYSLTCALPAGFKHPELSVTDAERKVVYAPLGDELRIAAMVDMGQPGAVVDPKRIAQLKRQALEVFPALELAAANPWAGLRPATPGSKPIIDRAGPLSNLWLNVGHGALGFTLACASAELTASLVTGQPAQIDTAPFRLA, encoded by the coding sequence ATGCACGTAATCATCATCGGCGCCGGCGTAGTGGGCCTGACCAGCGCCTGGTATCTCGCCCGCCAAGGCGTGCAAGTGACCCTGATCGACCGCCAGCCACAGGTGGCGCGGGAAACCAGCTTCGCCAATGGCGGCCAGTTAAGTTATGACTTCGTGACCCCACTGGCCGACCCGGCGGTGCTGCCCAAGCTGCCGGGCTGGCTGCTCAGCGCCGATTCGCCGCTGCGTTTTCGGCCCCGGCTGGACCCGGACCAATGGCGCTGGTGCTACGCCTTTCTCAAGGCTTGCAACCGCCGCCAGGTGGCGCAGACCACTTGGGAAATGCTCCAGCTGTCGATGCACAGCCGCCAGTTGCTGGATGAGCTGCTGGCACAACACGACCTGCCATTCAAACTCAAGCGCACCGGCAAACTGGTGATGCATCGCACCATCAGCAGCCTTGCTGCCGCCGCCAGGGGCGTCGAGTACCAGCGTTCACTGGGCAGCGACCAACGCCTGCTGAACGCGGCCGAGTGCCTGGCGCTGGAACCGGCGCTGGCCGCTGTGGCGTCCTCCATCGCGGGCGGCATCTACACGCCGACCGAGGCCACCGGCGATTGCCGCCTGTTCTGTGAAAGCCTGTTCGCGATGCTACAGGGCCTGCCCAATGTGCAGGTACTGCTGGGCCAGCCGATCCTGAAGCTGGTCCGTCGCGGCGCCGGGATTGCCGCGGTGCGTTTGCCTGACGGGGATGTCGAAGCCGACGCTTTTGTCATCGCCGCCGGCCTGGACAGCCTGCGCCTCACCGCGCCCTTGGGGCTGTCGCTGCCGTTGTACGGTTTGCGCGGCTACAGCCTGACGTGTGCGTTGCCAGCCGGGTTCAAACACCCCGAACTGAGTGTGACCGACGCCGAACGCAAGGTGGTCTACGCACCGCTTGGCGATGAACTGCGCATCGCCGCGATGGTCGACATGGGGCAACCCGGCGCGGTGGTTGACCCCAAACGTATCGCACAGCTCAAGCGCCAGGCGCTGGAGGTCTTCCCGGCACTTGAGCTGGCCGCTGCCAACCCTTGGGCCGGCCTGCGACCGGCGACCCCCGGCAGTAAACCGATCATCGACCGGGCAGGGCCGCTGAGCAATCTGTGGCTCAATGTCGGCCACGGCGCACTGGGCTTCACCCTGGCCTGCGCCAGTGCTGAATTGACCGCGAGCCTGGTCACTGGCCAGCCTGCGCAGATCGACACGGCACCGTTTCGCCTGGCATAA
- a CDS encoding LysR family transcriptional regulator, whose amino-acid sequence MRTRHIEIFRAAHRTGSLTKAAEWLCISQPAASKLLAHAEASLGFRLFDRVKGRLQLTREGEALVPAVERMYRELEEIKRLSRSLRANPQGQLKLGCIPTLGLKVLPRTLAATQQANPGVTLELTTAHSEQLAQALLTREMSMAVVFNPRPYPGLKAIEVGSIELVCVDGTNARTPVALDQLDPARVIALPAEDPLGTLVQTLLPEQNSALKVQTYYVACALAQSGAGVAIIDELTAQALLEPDQHARALLPSVRISVAVLVHEAAVLSVLETQVLDRLRAVLQARD is encoded by the coding sequence GTGCGAACACGTCACATCGAGATTTTCCGGGCAGCACATCGCACCGGGTCGCTGACCAAGGCCGCCGAGTGGCTGTGTATCTCCCAGCCGGCGGCCAGCAAACTGCTCGCCCATGCCGAAGCGAGCCTGGGCTTTCGGCTGTTTGATCGGGTCAAGGGGCGCCTGCAACTGACCCGTGAAGGTGAGGCGCTGGTGCCTGCGGTTGAGCGGATGTACCGCGAACTCGAAGAAATCAAACGCCTGTCACGCAGCCTGCGCGCCAACCCACAAGGCCAGCTCAAGCTCGGTTGTATCCCGACCCTGGGCCTGAAGGTGCTGCCGCGCACCCTGGCCGCCACTCAACAGGCCAACCCCGGCGTAACGCTGGAGCTGACCACCGCGCACAGCGAGCAGCTCGCCCAGGCGCTGCTGACCCGCGAAATGTCCATGGCGGTGGTGTTCAACCCGCGCCCCTACCCTGGCTTGAAGGCCATTGAAGTGGGCAGCATCGAGCTGGTCTGCGTCGATGGTACGAATGCCAGAACGCCGGTCGCGCTGGATCAGCTCGACCCGGCCAGAGTGATCGCCCTGCCGGCAGAAGACCCGCTGGGCACTCTGGTCCAGACCCTGCTCCCCGAACAAAACAGCGCGCTCAAGGTGCAGACCTATTACGTGGCCTGCGCCCTCGCCCAGTCCGGGGCCGGTGTGGCAATCATCGATGAACTGACCGCCCAGGCGTTGCTGGAGCCGGATCAGCATGCGCGGGCGCTGCTGCCGTCAGTCCGTATCAGCGTGGCGGTGCTGGTGCATGAAGCGGCAGTGCTGTCGGTGCTGGAAACGCAAGTTCTGGACCGGCTCAGGGCCGTACTGCAAGCGCGAGACTGA